The Chroicocephalus ridibundus chromosome 3, bChrRid1.1, whole genome shotgun sequence genome has a segment encoding these proteins:
- the LGALS8 gene encoding galectin-8 isoform X2, with protein MMSLDGPQKTISSPIIPYVGTILGGLVPGELIVIHGTVPDDADRFQVDLQCGSSIKPRADVAFHFNPRFKRSGCVVCNTLEREKWGWEEITYEMPFQKGKSFEIVIMILKDKFQVTVNKKHLLLYNHRISLERIDTLGIYGKVQIKTVDFVSNGVPYVEKLDAALCPGCTVAIKGEVNKNPKSFTINLKSSDSKDIALHLNPRMKNKVFVRNSYLHDSWGEEEREVANFPFSPGMYFELIIFCDAHQFKVAVNGVHTLEYKHRFKQLEKINVVEIMGDIQLLDVRRW; from the exons ATGATGTCCTTGGACGGACCGCAGAAGACAATCAGTAGCCCG aTCATTCCATATGTTGGCACAATACTTGGTGGCCTTGTTCCTGGAGAGCTGATTGTGATACATGGGACTGTTCCTGATGATGCAGACAG GTTCCAGGTGGATTTACAGTGTGGCAGTAGCATAAAGCCTCGAGCTGATGTGGCATTTCATTTCAACCCCCGCTTCAAAAGGTCTGGCTGCGTTGTTTGCAACACACTGGAGAGGGAAAAATGGGGCTGGGAGGAGATCACTTACGAGATGCCCTTTCAAAAAGGGAAGTCATTTGAGATTGTCATCATGATTTTAAAGGATAAATTCCAG GTGACTGTAAATAAGAAGCACTTGCTGCTCTACAACCACAGAATTAGCCTTGAAAGAATAGATACTCTTGGAATATATGGCAAAGTGCAGATCAAAACTGTAGATTTTGTTTCCAAT GGAGTTCCTTACGTTGAGAAACTTGATGCTGCACTTTGTCCAGGATGCACAGTTGCTATTAAAGGAGAAGTGAATAAAAACCCAAAGAG ctTTACGATAAATCTGAAATCAAGTGACTCAAAGGACATTGCATTACATCTGAATCCCcgaatgaaaaataaagtttttgtaAGAAACTCATACCTTCATGACAgctggggagaagaagaaagggaagtggCCAATTTCCCTTTCAGTCCAGGGATGTACTTTGAG cTTATCATTTTCTGTGATGCCCACCAGTTCAAAGTTGCTGTTAATGGTGTTCACACTCTGGAGTACAAGCATCGTTTTAAACAACTTGAAAAGATCAACGTAGTGGAAATCATGGGAGACATTCAATTGTTAGATGTGAGGAGGTGGTAG
- the LGALS8 gene encoding galectin-8 isoform X1, producing MMSLDGPQKTISSPIIPYVGTILGGLVPGELIVIHGTVPDDADRFQVDLQCGSSIKPRADVAFHFNPRFKRSGCVVCNTLEREKWGWEEITYEMPFQKGKSFEIVIMILKDKFQVTVNKKHLLLYNHRISLERIDTLGIYGKVQIKTVDFVSNGEMPDGSQFGVPYVEKLDAALCPGCTVAIKGEVNKNPKSFTINLKSSDSKDIALHLNPRMKNKVFVRNSYLHDSWGEEEREVANFPFSPGMYFELIIFCDAHQFKVAVNGVHTLEYKHRFKQLEKINVVEIMGDIQLLDVRRW from the exons ATGATGTCCTTGGACGGACCGCAGAAGACAATCAGTAGCCCG aTCATTCCATATGTTGGCACAATACTTGGTGGCCTTGTTCCTGGAGAGCTGATTGTGATACATGGGACTGTTCCTGATGATGCAGACAG GTTCCAGGTGGATTTACAGTGTGGCAGTAGCATAAAGCCTCGAGCTGATGTGGCATTTCATTTCAACCCCCGCTTCAAAAGGTCTGGCTGCGTTGTTTGCAACACACTGGAGAGGGAAAAATGGGGCTGGGAGGAGATCACTTACGAGATGCCCTTTCAAAAAGGGAAGTCATTTGAGATTGTCATCATGATTTTAAAGGATAAATTCCAG GTGACTGTAAATAAGAAGCACTTGCTGCTCTACAACCACAGAATTAGCCTTGAAAGAATAGATACTCTTGGAATATATGGCAAAGTGCAGATCAAAACTGTAGATTTTGTTTCCAAT GGGGAAATGCCAGATGGTTCACAATTT GGAGTTCCTTACGTTGAGAAACTTGATGCTGCACTTTGTCCAGGATGCACAGTTGCTATTAAAGGAGAAGTGAATAAAAACCCAAAGAG ctTTACGATAAATCTGAAATCAAGTGACTCAAAGGACATTGCATTACATCTGAATCCCcgaatgaaaaataaagtttttgtaAGAAACTCATACCTTCATGACAgctggggagaagaagaaagggaagtggCCAATTTCCCTTTCAGTCCAGGGATGTACTTTGAG cTTATCATTTTCTGTGATGCCCACCAGTTCAAAGTTGCTGTTAATGGTGTTCACACTCTGGAGTACAAGCATCGTTTTAAACAACTTGAAAAGATCAACGTAGTGGAAATCATGGGAGACATTCAATTGTTAGATGTGAGGAGGTGGTAG
- the EDARADD gene encoding ectodysplasin-A receptor-associated adapter protein isoform X4: METDAEETVLQLQMKPDSMLQILDHAAKEPVEDTDPSTLSLTMTEKYPVQDTGVPKDEEYLTDQVTLEIASVNIKTLTSDSGLIQQPEDKDTQSHTDESLSDLKKTCKENGTCSLCVFRAPTISDMLNDEDLLYTVRLKLDPCHPTVKNWRNLASKWGMTYDELCFLEQKPQSPTLEFLLRNSDRTVEQLIDLCKFYKRIDVVKVLLKWMEEEWPKRGNRTYQNDF; this comes from the exons TAGATCATGCAGCAAAAGAGCCGGTGGAGGATACAGATCCAAGCACTCTTTCCTTAACAATG ACTGAAAAGTATCCTGTCCAAGACACAGGAGTACCTAAAG ATGAGGAATACCTAACAGATCAAGTTACATTGGAAATTGCATCTGTGAACATCAAGACCCTTACATCAGATTCTGGCCTAATTCAACAG CCAGAAGACAAAGACACGCAAAGCCATACTGATGAATCACTTTCAG ATCTCAAGAAAACCTGCAAGGAAAATGGCACCTGCTCCTTGTGCGTATTCCGTGCACCGACCATCAGTGACATGCTCAATGATGAGGACTTGTTGTACACAGTGAGGCTAAAGCTGGATCCCTGCCACCCAACAGTGAAAAACTGGAGAAATTTAGCAAGCAAGTGGGGGATGACTTACGATGAATTGTGTTTCCTTGAACAGAAGCCCCAAAGTCCCACCTTGGAGTTCTTGCTACGGAATAGTGACAGGACTGTGGAGCAGCTGATTGATCTCTGTAAATTTTATAAGAGAATTGATGTTGTGAAAGTGCTGCTGAAATGGATGGAGGAGGAATGGCCCAAGAGAGGGAACAGAACTTATCAGAATGACTTCTAG
- the EDARADD gene encoding ectodysplasin-A receptor-associated adapter protein isoform X9, producing the protein MAAPLDPLPPVDHAAKEPVEDTDPSTLSLTMTEKYPVQDTGVPKDEEYLTDQVTLEIASVNIKTLTSDSGLIQQPEDKDTQSHTDESLSDLKKTCKENGTCSLCVFRAPTISDMLNDEDLLYTVRLKLDPCHPTVKNWRNLASKWGMTYDELCFLEQKPQSPTLEFLLRNSDRTVEQLIDLCKFYKRIDVVKVLLKWMEEEWPKRGNRTYQNDF; encoded by the exons TAGATCATGCAGCAAAAGAGCCGGTGGAGGATACAGATCCAAGCACTCTTTCCTTAACAATG ACTGAAAAGTATCCTGTCCAAGACACAGGAGTACCTAAAG ATGAGGAATACCTAACAGATCAAGTTACATTGGAAATTGCATCTGTGAACATCAAGACCCTTACATCAGATTCTGGCCTAATTCAACAG CCAGAAGACAAAGACACGCAAAGCCATACTGATGAATCACTTTCAG ATCTCAAGAAAACCTGCAAGGAAAATGGCACCTGCTCCTTGTGCGTATTCCGTGCACCGACCATCAGTGACATGCTCAATGATGAGGACTTGTTGTACACAGTGAGGCTAAAGCTGGATCCCTGCCACCCAACAGTGAAAAACTGGAGAAATTTAGCAAGCAAGTGGGGGATGACTTACGATGAATTGTGTTTCCTTGAACAGAAGCCCCAAAGTCCCACCTTGGAGTTCTTGCTACGGAATAGTGACAGGACTGTGGAGCAGCTGATTGATCTCTGTAAATTTTATAAGAGAATTGATGTTGTGAAAGTGCTGCTGAAATGGATGGAGGAGGAATGGCCCAAGAGAGGGAACAGAACTTATCAGAATGACTTCTAG
- the EDARADD gene encoding ectodysplasin-A receptor-associated adapter protein isoform X10, which translates to MAAPLDPLPPDHAAKEPVEDTDPSTLSLTMTEKYPVQDTGVPKDEEYLTDQVTLEIASVNIKTLTSDSGLIQQPEDKDTQSHTDESLSDLKKTCKENGTCSLCVFRAPTISDMLNDEDLLYTVRLKLDPCHPTVKNWRNLASKWGMTYDELCFLEQKPQSPTLEFLLRNSDRTVEQLIDLCKFYKRIDVVKVLLKWMEEEWPKRGNRTYQNDF; encoded by the exons ATCATGCAGCAAAAGAGCCGGTGGAGGATACAGATCCAAGCACTCTTTCCTTAACAATG ACTGAAAAGTATCCTGTCCAAGACACAGGAGTACCTAAAG ATGAGGAATACCTAACAGATCAAGTTACATTGGAAATTGCATCTGTGAACATCAAGACCCTTACATCAGATTCTGGCCTAATTCAACAG CCAGAAGACAAAGACACGCAAAGCCATACTGATGAATCACTTTCAG ATCTCAAGAAAACCTGCAAGGAAAATGGCACCTGCTCCTTGTGCGTATTCCGTGCACCGACCATCAGTGACATGCTCAATGATGAGGACTTGTTGTACACAGTGAGGCTAAAGCTGGATCCCTGCCACCCAACAGTGAAAAACTGGAGAAATTTAGCAAGCAAGTGGGGGATGACTTACGATGAATTGTGTTTCCTTGAACAGAAGCCCCAAAGTCCCACCTTGGAGTTCTTGCTACGGAATAGTGACAGGACTGTGGAGCAGCTGATTGATCTCTGTAAATTTTATAAGAGAATTGATGTTGTGAAAGTGCTGCTGAAATGGATGGAGGAGGAATGGCCCAAGAGAGGGAACAGAACTTATCAGAATGACTTCTAG
- the EDARADD gene encoding ectodysplasin-A receptor-associated adapter protein isoform X1 — translation METDAEETVLQLQMKPDSMLQILDHAAKEPVEDTDPSTLSLTMTEKYPVQDTGVPKDQCFTVFVLDEEYLTDQVTLEIASVNIKTLTSDSGLIQQPEDKDTQSHTDESLSDLKKTCKENGTCSLCVFRAPTISDMLNDEDLLYTVRLKLDPCHPTVKNWRNLASKWGMTYDELCFLEQKPQSPTLEFLLRNSDRTVEQLIDLCKFYKRIDVVKVLLKWMEEEWPKRGNRTYQNDF, via the exons TAGATCATGCAGCAAAAGAGCCGGTGGAGGATACAGATCCAAGCACTCTTTCCTTAACAATG ACTGAAAAGTATCCTGTCCAAGACACAGGAGTACCTAAAG ACCAGTGTTTCACAGTCTTTGTCTTAGATGAGGAATACCTAACAGATCAAGTTACATTGGAAATTGCATCTGTGAACATCAAGACCCTTACATCAGATTCTGGCCTAATTCAACAG CCAGAAGACAAAGACACGCAAAGCCATACTGATGAATCACTTTCAG ATCTCAAGAAAACCTGCAAGGAAAATGGCACCTGCTCCTTGTGCGTATTCCGTGCACCGACCATCAGTGACATGCTCAATGATGAGGACTTGTTGTACACAGTGAGGCTAAAGCTGGATCCCTGCCACCCAACAGTGAAAAACTGGAGAAATTTAGCAAGCAAGTGGGGGATGACTTACGATGAATTGTGTTTCCTTGAACAGAAGCCCCAAAGTCCCACCTTGGAGTTCTTGCTACGGAATAGTGACAGGACTGTGGAGCAGCTGATTGATCTCTGTAAATTTTATAAGAGAATTGATGTTGTGAAAGTGCTGCTGAAATGGATGGAGGAGGAATGGCCCAAGAGAGGGAACAGAACTTATCAGAATGACTTCTAG
- the EDARADD gene encoding ectodysplasin-A receptor-associated adapter protein isoform X7 yields MKPDSMLQILDHAAKEPVEDTDPSTLSLTMTEKYPVQDTGVPKDQCFTVFVLDEEYLTDQVTLEIASVNIKTLTSDSGLIQQPEDKDTQSHTDESLSDLKKTCKENGTCSLCVFRAPTISDMLNDEDLLYTVRLKLDPCHPTVKNWRNLASKWGMTYDELCFLEQKPQSPTLEFLLRNSDRTVEQLIDLCKFYKRIDVVKVLLKWMEEEWPKRGNRTYQNDF; encoded by the exons TAGATCATGCAGCAAAAGAGCCGGTGGAGGATACAGATCCAAGCACTCTTTCCTTAACAATG ACTGAAAAGTATCCTGTCCAAGACACAGGAGTACCTAAAG ACCAGTGTTTCACAGTCTTTGTCTTAGATGAGGAATACCTAACAGATCAAGTTACATTGGAAATTGCATCTGTGAACATCAAGACCCTTACATCAGATTCTGGCCTAATTCAACAG CCAGAAGACAAAGACACGCAAAGCCATACTGATGAATCACTTTCAG ATCTCAAGAAAACCTGCAAGGAAAATGGCACCTGCTCCTTGTGCGTATTCCGTGCACCGACCATCAGTGACATGCTCAATGATGAGGACTTGTTGTACACAGTGAGGCTAAAGCTGGATCCCTGCCACCCAACAGTGAAAAACTGGAGAAATTTAGCAAGCAAGTGGGGGATGACTTACGATGAATTGTGTTTCCTTGAACAGAAGCCCCAAAGTCCCACCTTGGAGTTCTTGCTACGGAATAGTGACAGGACTGTGGAGCAGCTGATTGATCTCTGTAAATTTTATAAGAGAATTGATGTTGTGAAAGTGCTGCTGAAATGGATGGAGGAGGAATGGCCCAAGAGAGGGAACAGAACTTATCAGAATGACTTCTAG
- the EDARADD gene encoding ectodysplasin-A receptor-associated adapter protein isoform X2 has translation METDAEETVLQLQMKPDSMLQIYHAAKEPVEDTDPSTLSLTMTEKYPVQDTGVPKDQCFTVFVLDEEYLTDQVTLEIASVNIKTLTSDSGLIQQPEDKDTQSHTDESLSDLKKTCKENGTCSLCVFRAPTISDMLNDEDLLYTVRLKLDPCHPTVKNWRNLASKWGMTYDELCFLEQKPQSPTLEFLLRNSDRTVEQLIDLCKFYKRIDVVKVLLKWMEEEWPKRGNRTYQNDF, from the exons ATCATGCAGCAAAAGAGCCGGTGGAGGATACAGATCCAAGCACTCTTTCCTTAACAATG ACTGAAAAGTATCCTGTCCAAGACACAGGAGTACCTAAAG ACCAGTGTTTCACAGTCTTTGTCTTAGATGAGGAATACCTAACAGATCAAGTTACATTGGAAATTGCATCTGTGAACATCAAGACCCTTACATCAGATTCTGGCCTAATTCAACAG CCAGAAGACAAAGACACGCAAAGCCATACTGATGAATCACTTTCAG ATCTCAAGAAAACCTGCAAGGAAAATGGCACCTGCTCCTTGTGCGTATTCCGTGCACCGACCATCAGTGACATGCTCAATGATGAGGACTTGTTGTACACAGTGAGGCTAAAGCTGGATCCCTGCCACCCAACAGTGAAAAACTGGAGAAATTTAGCAAGCAAGTGGGGGATGACTTACGATGAATTGTGTTTCCTTGAACAGAAGCCCCAAAGTCCCACCTTGGAGTTCTTGCTACGGAATAGTGACAGGACTGTGGAGCAGCTGATTGATCTCTGTAAATTTTATAAGAGAATTGATGTTGTGAAAGTGCTGCTGAAATGGATGGAGGAGGAATGGCCCAAGAGAGGGAACAGAACTTATCAGAATGACTTCTAG
- the EDARADD gene encoding ectodysplasin-A receptor-associated adapter protein isoform X5: MAAPLDPLPPVDHAAKEPVEDTDPSTLSLTMTEKYPVQDTGVPKDQCFTVFVLDEEYLTDQVTLEIASVNIKTLTSDSGLIQQPEDKDTQSHTDESLSDLKKTCKENGTCSLCVFRAPTISDMLNDEDLLYTVRLKLDPCHPTVKNWRNLASKWGMTYDELCFLEQKPQSPTLEFLLRNSDRTVEQLIDLCKFYKRIDVVKVLLKWMEEEWPKRGNRTYQNDF; the protein is encoded by the exons TAGATCATGCAGCAAAAGAGCCGGTGGAGGATACAGATCCAAGCACTCTTTCCTTAACAATG ACTGAAAAGTATCCTGTCCAAGACACAGGAGTACCTAAAG ACCAGTGTTTCACAGTCTTTGTCTTAGATGAGGAATACCTAACAGATCAAGTTACATTGGAAATTGCATCTGTGAACATCAAGACCCTTACATCAGATTCTGGCCTAATTCAACAG CCAGAAGACAAAGACACGCAAAGCCATACTGATGAATCACTTTCAG ATCTCAAGAAAACCTGCAAGGAAAATGGCACCTGCTCCTTGTGCGTATTCCGTGCACCGACCATCAGTGACATGCTCAATGATGAGGACTTGTTGTACACAGTGAGGCTAAAGCTGGATCCCTGCCACCCAACAGTGAAAAACTGGAGAAATTTAGCAAGCAAGTGGGGGATGACTTACGATGAATTGTGTTTCCTTGAACAGAAGCCCCAAAGTCCCACCTTGGAGTTCTTGCTACGGAATAGTGACAGGACTGTGGAGCAGCTGATTGATCTCTGTAAATTTTATAAGAGAATTGATGTTGTGAAAGTGCTGCTGAAATGGATGGAGGAGGAATGGCCCAAGAGAGGGAACAGAACTTATCAGAATGACTTCTAG
- the EDARADD gene encoding ectodysplasin-A receptor-associated adapter protein isoform X3: METDAEETVLQLQMKPDSMLQILDHAAKEPVEDTDPSTLSLTMTEKYPVQDTGVPKVFVLDEEYLTDQVTLEIASVNIKTLTSDSGLIQQPEDKDTQSHTDESLSDLKKTCKENGTCSLCVFRAPTISDMLNDEDLLYTVRLKLDPCHPTVKNWRNLASKWGMTYDELCFLEQKPQSPTLEFLLRNSDRTVEQLIDLCKFYKRIDVVKVLLKWMEEEWPKRGNRTYQNDF; the protein is encoded by the exons TAGATCATGCAGCAAAAGAGCCGGTGGAGGATACAGATCCAAGCACTCTTTCCTTAACAATG ACTGAAAAGTATCCTGTCCAAGACACAGGAGTACCTAAAG TCTTTGTCTTAGATGAGGAATACCTAACAGATCAAGTTACATTGGAAATTGCATCTGTGAACATCAAGACCCTTACATCAGATTCTGGCCTAATTCAACAG CCAGAAGACAAAGACACGCAAAGCCATACTGATGAATCACTTTCAG ATCTCAAGAAAACCTGCAAGGAAAATGGCACCTGCTCCTTGTGCGTATTCCGTGCACCGACCATCAGTGACATGCTCAATGATGAGGACTTGTTGTACACAGTGAGGCTAAAGCTGGATCCCTGCCACCCAACAGTGAAAAACTGGAGAAATTTAGCAAGCAAGTGGGGGATGACTTACGATGAATTGTGTTTCCTTGAACAGAAGCCCCAAAGTCCCACCTTGGAGTTCTTGCTACGGAATAGTGACAGGACTGTGGAGCAGCTGATTGATCTCTGTAAATTTTATAAGAGAATTGATGTTGTGAAAGTGCTGCTGAAATGGATGGAGGAGGAATGGCCCAAGAGAGGGAACAGAACTTATCAGAATGACTTCTAG
- the EDARADD gene encoding ectodysplasin-A receptor-associated adapter protein isoform X6: MAAPLDPLPPDHAAKEPVEDTDPSTLSLTMTEKYPVQDTGVPKDQCFTVFVLDEEYLTDQVTLEIASVNIKTLTSDSGLIQQPEDKDTQSHTDESLSDLKKTCKENGTCSLCVFRAPTISDMLNDEDLLYTVRLKLDPCHPTVKNWRNLASKWGMTYDELCFLEQKPQSPTLEFLLRNSDRTVEQLIDLCKFYKRIDVVKVLLKWMEEEWPKRGNRTYQNDF, from the exons ATCATGCAGCAAAAGAGCCGGTGGAGGATACAGATCCAAGCACTCTTTCCTTAACAATG ACTGAAAAGTATCCTGTCCAAGACACAGGAGTACCTAAAG ACCAGTGTTTCACAGTCTTTGTCTTAGATGAGGAATACCTAACAGATCAAGTTACATTGGAAATTGCATCTGTGAACATCAAGACCCTTACATCAGATTCTGGCCTAATTCAACAG CCAGAAGACAAAGACACGCAAAGCCATACTGATGAATCACTTTCAG ATCTCAAGAAAACCTGCAAGGAAAATGGCACCTGCTCCTTGTGCGTATTCCGTGCACCGACCATCAGTGACATGCTCAATGATGAGGACTTGTTGTACACAGTGAGGCTAAAGCTGGATCCCTGCCACCCAACAGTGAAAAACTGGAGAAATTTAGCAAGCAAGTGGGGGATGACTTACGATGAATTGTGTTTCCTTGAACAGAAGCCCCAAAGTCCCACCTTGGAGTTCTTGCTACGGAATAGTGACAGGACTGTGGAGCAGCTGATTGATCTCTGTAAATTTTATAAGAGAATTGATGTTGTGAAAGTGCTGCTGAAATGGATGGAGGAGGAATGGCCCAAGAGAGGGAACAGAACTTATCAGAATGACTTCTAG
- the EDARADD gene encoding ectodysplasin-A receptor-associated adapter protein isoform X8 translates to MAAPLDPLPPDHAAKEPVEDTDPSTLSLTMTEKYPVQDTGVPKVFVLDEEYLTDQVTLEIASVNIKTLTSDSGLIQQPEDKDTQSHTDESLSDLKKTCKENGTCSLCVFRAPTISDMLNDEDLLYTVRLKLDPCHPTVKNWRNLASKWGMTYDELCFLEQKPQSPTLEFLLRNSDRTVEQLIDLCKFYKRIDVVKVLLKWMEEEWPKRGNRTYQNDF, encoded by the exons ATCATGCAGCAAAAGAGCCGGTGGAGGATACAGATCCAAGCACTCTTTCCTTAACAATG ACTGAAAAGTATCCTGTCCAAGACACAGGAGTACCTAAAG TCTTTGTCTTAGATGAGGAATACCTAACAGATCAAGTTACATTGGAAATTGCATCTGTGAACATCAAGACCCTTACATCAGATTCTGGCCTAATTCAACAG CCAGAAGACAAAGACACGCAAAGCCATACTGATGAATCACTTTCAG ATCTCAAGAAAACCTGCAAGGAAAATGGCACCTGCTCCTTGTGCGTATTCCGTGCACCGACCATCAGTGACATGCTCAATGATGAGGACTTGTTGTACACAGTGAGGCTAAAGCTGGATCCCTGCCACCCAACAGTGAAAAACTGGAGAAATTTAGCAAGCAAGTGGGGGATGACTTACGATGAATTGTGTTTCCTTGAACAGAAGCCCCAAAGTCCCACCTTGGAGTTCTTGCTACGGAATAGTGACAGGACTGTGGAGCAGCTGATTGATCTCTGTAAATTTTATAAGAGAATTGATGTTGTGAAAGTGCTGCTGAAATGGATGGAGGAGGAATGGCCCAAGAGAGGGAACAGAACTTATCAGAATGACTTCTAG